One Heterodontus francisci isolate sHetFra1 chromosome 3, sHetFra1.hap1, whole genome shotgun sequence DNA window includes the following coding sequences:
- the fbxo30a gene encoding F-box only protein 30a isoform X2, whose product MDHHLHCLNCVSRRCMVRPEPNVSCDLIGCPLVCGAVFHSCKAGEHRLLCPLERVACLNSEFGCPFIIARNKIGEHLELCPASVVCCTMEWNRWPVSYADRKSYESLSKDGDGVEQLDLALALQDQRMLLESLKVVTTASNTAPKQFRNAEQIPGTLEASDESSSSGLLSVNEEAYSELYRATVETTRTLAVALDLLNNATKDAELVNGSMPDEQPEKNGGVQVDEDPSKGPYFTEVSDDPCKSTTEGGAVGGADCDSVVYDQPWRDWNLFVEENGFHGLSGMVTEASESTDGCIQLKASALCNGFHKADVNTYTLDQEGMDSYHCDQQAEETMNGSCHENDMDCDGSLSEPGHFLPVFAQLLTVESLLHPDRFQEGSLPSDPCGVRKLANKPTERQALKNFATFKLLEGHNGRRPYLGDLNWYRKKMESKAVDTSDLEVDDDPLELQGIDLITAALLFCLGDSPSGRGISDSRSVDGSRVDLGTQTFSFPAAILATNTTVGEIASASACDHANPQLSNPSPFHTLGLDLVLECVTRYQTKQRSMFTFVCGQFFRRDEFASHFKNVHGDIHAGLNGWLEHRCPLAYYGCTYSQRRFCPSTQGSKVIHDRHLKSFGIQPCIPSVLLGTLESRIPGIGVAVDQLSKLPFEILQHIAGFLDGFSLSQLSEVSHLMRDVCSSLLQVRGMVILLWEKRQDLHGKTSWKTKGLAIQHCLRHS is encoded by the exons ATGGATCACCATCTGCACTGTTTAAACTGTGTGAGCCGGCGTTGCATGGTCAGGCCGGAGCCGAATGTCTCGTGCGACCTGATTGGCTGCCCCTTGGTGTGTGGAGCTGTCTTCCACTCATGTAAAGCGGGTGAGCATCGCCTACTATGCCCCCTCGAGAGAGTGGCGTGCCTCAACAGCGAGTTTGGGTGCCCGTTTATCATTGCGCGGAACAAGATCGGTGAACACCTGGAGCTTTGCCCTGCCAGTGTGGTATGCTGCACAATGGAATGGAATCGCTGGCCTGTGAGCTACGCGGACCGTAAATCCTATGAAAGCTTAAGCAAAGATGGTGATGGGGTGGAGCAGTTGGACTTGGCTTTAGCTCTTCAAGACCAGCGGATGCTGCTTGAATCTCTCAAAGTTGTAACCACTGCTTCAAATACGGCTCCCAAGCAGTTCAGAAATGCAGAGCAAATTCCTGGGACTTTGGAAGCATCTGATGAATCCTCTTCCAGCGGTTTGTTGTCTGTGAATGAAGAGGCCTACAGTGAACTGTACAGAGCAACAGTTGAAACGACCAGAACTTTAGCGGTGGCCCTTGACCTTTTGAATAACGCCACAAAAGATGCAGAGCTAGTGAATGGAAGCATGCCTGATGAGCAACCTGAAAAGAATGGAGGTGTCCAGGTTGATGAGGATCCATCTAAAGGACCATACTTCACAGAGGTCAGCGACGATCCTTGCAAAAGCACGACAGAGGGAGGAGCAGTTGGTGGTGCAGATTGCGATTCTGTCGTCTATGATCAACCTTGGAGGGATTGGAACTTGTTTGTGGAGGAGAATGGGTTTCATGGATTGTCAGGAATGGTGACGGAAGCAAGTGAAAGCACTGATGGATGCATTCAGCTAAAGGCAAGTGCCTTATGTAATGGTTTTCACAAAGCGGATGTGAACACTTACACTTTGGATCAGGAGGGCATGGATTCGTACCATTGTGATCAGCAAGCAGAAGAGACAATGAATGGCTCATGCCATGAAAATGACATGGATTGCGATGGGAGTTTGTCAGAGCCTGGTCACTTCTTACCCGTGTTTGCACAGCTACTCACTGTGGAAAGTTTGTTACACCCAGACCGTTTTCAGGAGGGCTCCTTGCCATCTGATCCTTGTGGAGTGAGAAAGTTAGCCAATAAACCCACAGAGCGGCAAGCACTTAAGAACTTTGCCACTTTCAAATTGCTGGAAGGGCACAATGGGCGTAGGCCCTATCTTGGGGATTTGAATTGGTATCGGAAAAAAATGGAAAGCAAAGCAGTTGATACGTCTGACCTGGAGGTAGATGATGACCCTTTGGAATTACAGGGAATCGATCTGATCACAGCTGCTTTATTGTTCTGTTTAGGAGACTCTCCCAGTGGCAGAGGGATTTCAGACAGCCGCAGTGTTGATGGAAGCCGTGTCGATTTGGGCACGCAGACTTTCTCGTTCCCGGCAGCCATATTAGCTACCAATACCACAGTTGGAGAGATTGCTTCTGCATCCGCTTGTGACCATGCAAACCCTCAGCTTTCAAACCCGAGCCCTTTCCACACACTTGGGTTGGATCTAGTCCTCGAGTGTGTGACCAGATACCAAACAAAGCAACGCTCAATGTTCACTTTTGTATGCGGCCAGTTCTTCAGGAGAGATGAATTTGCTTCTCACTTTAAGAATGTGCATGGGGACATTCACGCTGGCCTCAATGGCTGGTTGGAACATCGATGCCCTTTGGCCTATTATGGCTGTACCTATTCCCAGAGACGGTTCTGTCCTTCTACTCAGGGTTCAAAAGTCATTCACGATCGACATCTGAAGTCCTTTGGAATCCAACCGTGCATACCGTCTGTTTTGCTGGGAACCCTTGAGAGTCGGATACCTGGCATAGGAGTGGCAGTTGACCAACTGAGCAAGCTGCCTTTTGAGATTTTGCAACATATTGCTGGATTTCTAGATGGGTTCAGTTTGTCTCAGCTCTCAGAAGTGTCGCACTTAATGAGGGACGTATGCAGTAGTCTGCTGCAAGTTCGGGGAATGGTTATCCTACTTTGGGAAAAAAGGCAGGACCTTCATGGAAAGACCTCTTGGAAAACAAAAG GCCTGGCGATTCAGCACTGCCTTCGGCACAGTTAA
- the fbxo30a gene encoding F-box only protein 30a isoform X1, translated as MDHHLHCLNCVSRRCMVRPEPNVSCDLIGCPLVCGAVFHSCKAGEHRLLCPLERVACLNSEFGCPFIIARNKIGEHLELCPASVVCCTMEWNRWPVSYADRKSYESLSKDGDGVEQLDLALALQDQRMLLESLKVVTTASNTAPKQFRNAEQIPGTLEASDESSSSGLLSVNEEAYSELYRATVETTRTLAVALDLLNNATKDAELVNGSMPDEQPEKNGGVQVDEDPSKGPYFTEVSDDPCKSTTEGGAVGGADCDSVVYDQPWRDWNLFVEENGFHGLSGMVTEASESTDGCIQLKASALCNGFHKADVNTYTLDQEGMDSYHCDQQAEETMNGSCHENDMDCDGSLSEPGHFLPVFAQLLTVESLLHPDRFQEGSLPSDPCGVRKLANKPTERQALKNFATFKLLEGHNGRRPYLGDLNWYRKKMESKAVDTSDLEVDDDPLELQGIDLITAALLFCLGDSPSGRGISDSRSVDGSRVDLGTQTFSFPAAILATNTTVGEIASASACDHANPQLSNPSPFHTLGLDLVLECVTRYQTKQRSMFTFVCGQFFRRDEFASHFKNVHGDIHAGLNGWLEHRCPLAYYGCTYSQRRFCPSTQGSKVIHDRHLKSFGIQPCIPSVLLGTLESRIPGIGVAVDQLSKLPFEILQHIAGFLDGFSLSQLSEVSHLMRDVCSSLLQVRGMVILLWEKRQDLHGKTSWKTKGKAWRFSTAFGTVNEWKFAEIASMADHLKDCRYNTVERTGEAVPLPCMCVTRELTKGGRPLRSVLKPVL; from the exons ATGGATCACCATCTGCACTGTTTAAACTGTGTGAGCCGGCGTTGCATGGTCAGGCCGGAGCCGAATGTCTCGTGCGACCTGATTGGCTGCCCCTTGGTGTGTGGAGCTGTCTTCCACTCATGTAAAGCGGGTGAGCATCGCCTACTATGCCCCCTCGAGAGAGTGGCGTGCCTCAACAGCGAGTTTGGGTGCCCGTTTATCATTGCGCGGAACAAGATCGGTGAACACCTGGAGCTTTGCCCTGCCAGTGTGGTATGCTGCACAATGGAATGGAATCGCTGGCCTGTGAGCTACGCGGACCGTAAATCCTATGAAAGCTTAAGCAAAGATGGTGATGGGGTGGAGCAGTTGGACTTGGCTTTAGCTCTTCAAGACCAGCGGATGCTGCTTGAATCTCTCAAAGTTGTAACCACTGCTTCAAATACGGCTCCCAAGCAGTTCAGAAATGCAGAGCAAATTCCTGGGACTTTGGAAGCATCTGATGAATCCTCTTCCAGCGGTTTGTTGTCTGTGAATGAAGAGGCCTACAGTGAACTGTACAGAGCAACAGTTGAAACGACCAGAACTTTAGCGGTGGCCCTTGACCTTTTGAATAACGCCACAAAAGATGCAGAGCTAGTGAATGGAAGCATGCCTGATGAGCAACCTGAAAAGAATGGAGGTGTCCAGGTTGATGAGGATCCATCTAAAGGACCATACTTCACAGAGGTCAGCGACGATCCTTGCAAAAGCACGACAGAGGGAGGAGCAGTTGGTGGTGCAGATTGCGATTCTGTCGTCTATGATCAACCTTGGAGGGATTGGAACTTGTTTGTGGAGGAGAATGGGTTTCATGGATTGTCAGGAATGGTGACGGAAGCAAGTGAAAGCACTGATGGATGCATTCAGCTAAAGGCAAGTGCCTTATGTAATGGTTTTCACAAAGCGGATGTGAACACTTACACTTTGGATCAGGAGGGCATGGATTCGTACCATTGTGATCAGCAAGCAGAAGAGACAATGAATGGCTCATGCCATGAAAATGACATGGATTGCGATGGGAGTTTGTCAGAGCCTGGTCACTTCTTACCCGTGTTTGCACAGCTACTCACTGTGGAAAGTTTGTTACACCCAGACCGTTTTCAGGAGGGCTCCTTGCCATCTGATCCTTGTGGAGTGAGAAAGTTAGCCAATAAACCCACAGAGCGGCAAGCACTTAAGAACTTTGCCACTTTCAAATTGCTGGAAGGGCACAATGGGCGTAGGCCCTATCTTGGGGATTTGAATTGGTATCGGAAAAAAATGGAAAGCAAAGCAGTTGATACGTCTGACCTGGAGGTAGATGATGACCCTTTGGAATTACAGGGAATCGATCTGATCACAGCTGCTTTATTGTTCTGTTTAGGAGACTCTCCCAGTGGCAGAGGGATTTCAGACAGCCGCAGTGTTGATGGAAGCCGTGTCGATTTGGGCACGCAGACTTTCTCGTTCCCGGCAGCCATATTAGCTACCAATACCACAGTTGGAGAGATTGCTTCTGCATCCGCTTGTGACCATGCAAACCCTCAGCTTTCAAACCCGAGCCCTTTCCACACACTTGGGTTGGATCTAGTCCTCGAGTGTGTGACCAGATACCAAACAAAGCAACGCTCAATGTTCACTTTTGTATGCGGCCAGTTCTTCAGGAGAGATGAATTTGCTTCTCACTTTAAGAATGTGCATGGGGACATTCACGCTGGCCTCAATGGCTGGTTGGAACATCGATGCCCTTTGGCCTATTATGGCTGTACCTATTCCCAGAGACGGTTCTGTCCTTCTACTCAGGGTTCAAAAGTCATTCACGATCGACATCTGAAGTCCTTTGGAATCCAACCGTGCATACCGTCTGTTTTGCTGGGAACCCTTGAGAGTCGGATACCTGGCATAGGAGTGGCAGTTGACCAACTGAGCAAGCTGCCTTTTGAGATTTTGCAACATATTGCTGGATTTCTAGATGGGTTCAGTTTGTCTCAGCTCTCAGAAGTGTCGCACTTAATGAGGGACGTATGCAGTAGTCTGCTGCAAGTTCGGGGAATGGTTATCCTACTTTGGGAAAAAAGGCAGGACCTTCATGGAAAGACCTCTTGGAAAACAAAAGGCAAG GCCTGGCGATTCAGCACTGCCTTCGGCACAGTTAATGAGTGGAAGTTTGCGGAAATTGCCAGCATGGCTGACCACTTGAAGGACTGTCGGTACAACACAGTGGAGAGGACCGGGGAGGCTGTCCCATTGCCCTGCATGTGTGTGACGCGGGAGCTTACTAAAGGAGGCCGCCCTTTGCGTTCCGTCCTCAAACCAGTTCTTTAA